TAGTCTACACCTACGTGGGAGAATGCCGCTGATTCGGTGACTCGAGAGCTAGGTAAATTAGCCATTTTACCTTGCAGTACTACAGGCTGATGTCGAATGCAtgtgacgcaattttttacaattttacgAATCTGGTTTTTACCGTCTAGCAGCCAAAATTTGTGTCTAAGATTTGAAAGTGTACTCTGTATACCTGAATGgtataatttttcatgtgtttctctaataattaaatcagtAACATAATGACGTGAAGGTAATAAAATAGGATGTTTCTTTGAAAAAGATATAGGAGCATGTTTCAAACGACCTCCTACTCTTAGTAATCCGTTTGAATCGATAAATGGATTCAGACATCGCAATCGTAAGTTCTTAGTCTATCCGGTTTCCTTAATTTGTTCGATTTCATAATGATATTGTTCGTTTTGAATCAGAGTCAAGATTTTTGtttcagttaataatttttcttctacgCTTAACGATTtgtatttgaataaattattttttaacattcgtAAACAATAAGAAAAGGAATTTATAAGTTTAGAATATGATGAAAATCGTTTAAACAAATTCTCAGTAGTGGCTAATAAACAGGTAATTTTTCGAGTACCCGGAAGTTCGGAAGGAACAGCAGGCTTTAAGTTAGGCCAATTAAGAGGGTCCTGTGAGAGCCACGTGGGACCTTCTAACcacattttgttatttaagaaTTCAGAAGGAAGTTGACCTCTAGATAAACAATCTGCCGGATTGTCTTTAGTTCTAACATGTCGCCATTCGACTTTACTGCAAAgagtttgaatttttgttaCGCGATTTGCTTCAAAGACCTTTAGAGAGTTAGGAGACCGTTTGAGCCATTGAAGTACAATAGTTGAATCAGACCAAAACGTAACTTtagaaatatcaaagtcaaaagaGGGAATTGTGTCTTTATATAATTTAGCAAGTAATAATGCTCCGCATAATTCTAATTTTGGAATTGTAACATCTTTGATGGGAGCAACTCGAGATTTGGAACAAACTAACTTCACGATCACGTCTCCATATTCATTTACTGATCTTATATAAATGCAAGCACTATAGCCCACTTCACTAGCATCACAAAATCCATGCAATTGTATGTCAGTCGGATCAGGAAGTAAAATATTACGTTCAAtagaaaaatctttaattagAGGTAATTGTTCAGCAAATTTACACCAGCGCCAATGCAATTCTTGTGGGACCGCTTCATCCCAATGGACCTTTAATTTCCAACATTCTTGAATAATGGTTTTTGCAGCTAATACTATAGGACCTAGAATTCCGATAggatcgaaaatttttgcaatGTCAGATAAGATGGTTCGTTTAGTTACCTTTCGCGATGAATCGATTGAATTGACTGTATAGATAAATTCGTCAGTTAGAGAATTCCATGCTATGCCCAAAGTTTTAGAGATAGGATCATCATTAATAGCACAATCTAAATCTAAGGTTCTTTGATCGAAATTATCCAGTGCGTGTCGATGATTCGAAGCCCATTGTCTGAGTTCGAATCCACCCTTTCGCACTAGTTGAATGATTTCATCAcgcaaatttaaaatttcggtCAAAGAATTAGATCCGGTTAATAAGTTATCGACATATAAGATctcgttttaatattttcgaaGCTACAGGAAAATTATGAGATTCGTCATCAGCAAGTTGATTTACAGTGCGTATAGCTAAAAACGGGGCTGCAGAAACTCCAAATGTTACTCGTTTAAGTTCAAAGGTactaatattgttattatgatagTAAAGGATTCGTTGATATTTATGATGATCCGGATGTACGCAAATTTGTCGATACATTTGAGCTATATCAGAAGTCATAGCATAAACAAAGGTACGAAAACGTAAGAGAATGGTAAAAAGATTATCTTGTATAGTAGGTCCGGTTAGTAAGACTTCATTCAATGAGATACCTTTATCGGTTTTAGCTGAAGCATCAAATACAACGCGTACCTTGGTGGTAGTACTAGATGTTTTAATTATCGGATGATGGGGCATATAATACCCAGGTCCACTATCATCCGGTACGTGTACCATGTGGCCAAGATCGATGTATTCGTTCATGACTTTAgtgtattcaaattttaatgagGAATCTGAATTTAATCTCCTCTGTAAGGATAGAAATCTTTTATAAGCTAGTTGTTTAGAATTCCCGAAATCGACATCGTCTACGCGAAAGGGTAATTTTACTACATATCTACCGTCTGTATCGCGAGTAgtggtattttgataataggtCTCACACGTAGAATCATCAAAGGATCGAGAATCATTAGAACCTACGTCTTCAATATTccaaaatttagttaattgaCTCGATAGATCAGTTAATTGACAAGTTACaggaaatacatttttatcgTTATTGACTCCCCACGCTACGACCCATCCCAATTGCGTTTTTTGCAGTATTAAATCACAATCATTTTGTGAGCAATTAATCTGTCCGACAGATAGAAGAGAAAGTGTGGTACCTGAACCGATAAGGACATCTACAGGTCTTGGTATGTAAAATTGTGGATCAGCGAGTATTATGTTTTTAGGTATGCATATTTTATTACGTGGAAATATTTCATTCGGACTTAATTCTGCAATTTCATCAACGGTTAAAAATGACAATGTTCTTTGAAATTTATCGTTTAaagatttacaatttatttgtacGACATTTTTGAAGGGTTTGCATTCCATTAACAGCCTCGATTGGAATAGAACAATTTTGCATAggaagttttaatttattagtcaaattttcagtaataaaattagctgTTGCACAGGTATCAAGTAAAGCGCGAGCTTGTATGAATTTACCTGTTGAGTCACGCATCTGGATGAGAGCACTCATCATCAATTGAAAACGCGGTGTTCTAAGTATGGTTGTATAATTATGTACGACTAGTCAGGCTGTAGATCCCTTATCAGTTGTTACAGTAGCGGGTGATTCGATTTTagcagaattattttttgatacattAGTATTATTTGTTTGTTGAGTTACATTTTGTTTAATGTGTAACATAGTATGGTGTGATTTGTGACAGACTCGACAATTTCCCGAATTGCAAGTTCCTTCATGTACGCGAAGACAATTATTACAGAGTTTATtagattttacaaattttatgcGTTCTCCTACAGTTAATGCATTGAATGTGTAACATTTATAGAGAGGATGTAAGTGTTTGCAACATGGGCAGGCAGAAGAGACGGTTGTCACTAAAGCTCGAACTGGCGTGTCAGTTTTTTGTttcttcaaattattattcgaGTGTTCATCACGTCTTCGTTTGAAGGAATGATCGGAATCGCGATGTTTATCGGGTTTGTGTGTACTAAGTCTGAAGGCAAAGTTTGAGATAAATTCACAAAATGATTCGAATGTTGGAAGAGTGTCGTTGTCAGTGAACGTTTCTTgccatttgtttttaatttctgatggtaatttattttctaatattcGTACAAGTAAGGATTCggtaatattaatttgaagtgactgtaaattatttatatgttgCCGAGCATCATCTATCAACttgtttaaattatctgtTATTGGGATTGAAATTGTATTGAGATTAAGTATCGAGtcataatgtttaaaaattaatgctcTTTCCTTCTGATATGTTTTAGTTGAAAAATCCCAAGCTTTAGTATAATTTTCTGCACTCGCATCAAAAAGCGCTAGCTTGTTAGCTGCTGAGCCAGTTAAACATCCGCGgaggtataaaaatttgtttagatCATCAAGATCATTACGTGTATCAATAAGTGTTTTAAATCTGTTTTTGAAAGATAgccaattttcaaaattaccaTCGAATTTAGGTAAATCAGTAGTAGGGAGTTTAGCAAGTCGTTGAGTCTCAACAAAGGTAGTATTTCCCGCTGTAGTATTATTCGTACTAGTGTTTACATTATGTGAATTATTATGGTTAGTTCTATTCAATTGAGTTAACCTTTCAAATTGATCCATAAGATCGTAAAATAATGTACGAACGTCTTCCGCgagatttatttcattatccTCTGGTGTAGTTAATTCGAGTTTCTCAATAAGTCTTTCATATTGTTCAAATGATTCTTTTACTTTTGTAAAGCGATAGCTAATGGACTTAGTTTTAACACCTTCAGCTGTTAGTTCATCCTGAAGTTTAGTAATTTTCGAAGCTATCATTACGTGTTTTTGTTCTAAAGGAACCCTTGGGTTATCcattttgtgataaatttataaaaataacagtaataataatcgtgataaatatcaattgataattaattgtcttatttctataataaatagATTACTTGTGGTGATCAATTTATCTAAGAAACGacttaaacaattaattataattaataataaataatttgagaattaataatgaagatagagattaattaataattaattattctgtcGAACAATAATTAGTCACCATACAATGACCGattaattgtcaattattaaataattaattaaattaaattatacgtaaataataagaataataacgtacgtaaatatttaaatgataaccAACTGCATTATTCGATTGATAAATTGATTGCCTAGTGACAACCAATCCGTCAGTCAaacttaaacaattaattaaaattacaaatgaataagttgaatatattatcaagtgataaaataatataatagttagtattatataaattttaataattcaaaaacttaTCTCATATGTATTGAAGTCCAACGATGCTGGCAGCAGCTGGGTGGTATAGTGATTGGATCCTTGGATCGTCTTGCTCGTCTTCACAAATCAGGGTTCGTGTGCACTTCAGACCTCACAGGAGGCACCAAatgttttgtcgaaaactatcCACTCAGGATAGTTTccgtaattattttgaaaattatgattaatttgggattaggatattaaataaaatatacgtCGATTTGTTGGGGaataaaatgaagatttatttatcccCAGAGGAGGAAAACTCAGTTGGACTGAGAAAAAACCTCCTCGAACgaaaaaatgtacaagtaAGAACGCAAAGCGTGTAGTGcgaatgaaaaaatatgtgtAAATTGCCGTCGCAAACAACACAAACGAGGTGAGCTCAACTGTTTTAGAAAAGCAAATGGtattaattcagaattaatgaatttacgCTAGCTTTTAAGCTAACTAGATTCAATTAATAGtgaaatactaattaattgaCGTAAAATGTCAGTGCAGAGactgattgattgattagaATTATTAGTGTAGGAACTAATTAGATAATTCGATATCAGAATCGaatagttgataaaatttgatttgatagaatgatgattaaatatttagcaatgaatttaatataatttattacaaatattgcGTGTTAACTATGGATTGACTAAAGCCGCGTGGCTGATGCAATCCTTTGTTGAAATGGCGCGTAATGACCGCGTGGcgtcacttattaattttaattaatttaattcactgAACAGTTACTAATGATTTTCAATGATTTGAGAATTTAATTGGTAATTGaagttaatgaaattaatagtatttaatgaatattttaagtgTTCA
The sequence above is drawn from the Cotesia glomerata isolate CgM1 linkage group LG4, MPM_Cglom_v2.3, whole genome shotgun sequence genome and encodes:
- the LOC123263929 gene encoding uncharacterized protein LOC123263929 gives rise to the protein MDNPRVPLEQKHVMIASKITKLQDELTAEGVKTKSISYRFTKVKESFEQYERLIEKLELTTPEDNEINLAEDVRTLFYDLMDQFERLTQLNRTNHNNSHNVNTSTNNTTAGNTTFVETQRLAKLPTTDLPKFDGNFENWLSFKNRFKTLIDTRNDLDDLNKFLYLRGCLTGSAANKLALFDASAENYTKAWDFSTKTYQKERALIFKHYDSILNLNTISIPITDNLNKLIDDARQHINNLQSLQINITESLLVRILENKLPSEIKNKWQETFTDNDTLPTFESFCEFISNFAFRLSTHKPDKHRDSDHSFKRRRDEHSNNNLKKQKTDTPVRALVTTVSSACPCCKHLHPLYKCYTFNALTVGERIKFVKSNKLCNNCLRVHEGTCNSGNCRVCHKSHHTMLHIKQNVTQQTNNTNVSKNNSAKIESPATVTTDKGSTA